A section of the Spirosoma pollinicola genome encodes:
- a CDS encoding metallophosphoesterase family protein, whose translation MNRRDLVRRMGAGLAALSVNNLASGHTLVKPKQRVFRIAHLTDVHMQPMVGAAKGFEKCLHHVQSLPDKPDLIINGGDAIMEAHGRGKDSVSRQWSLYQSVLRSENALPILSCIGNHDIWCKKETKVCFEAGRQWAMDEFQLAKRYYSIDRNGWHIIMLDSVQPKPDESWYTAHLDEDQFQWLEADLKATPVETPILVVSHLPILAACVFFDGDRFTSENWNIPARWMHSDTVRITNLFHKHPNVKAALSGHIHLVDRVDYNGISYFCNGAVSGAWWFGKYKQTAPGYALVDLFDDGSVENTYTQYV comes from the coding sequence ATGAATCGTCGGGATTTAGTTAGGCGAATGGGTGCTGGCCTTGCCGCTCTTTCAGTAAACAATTTAGCCTCCGGGCATACCCTGGTAAAACCGAAACAGCGGGTATTCCGGATCGCTCACCTCACCGATGTACACATGCAACCTATGGTGGGGGCAGCCAAAGGCTTCGAAAAATGCCTCCATCATGTACAGAGTCTCCCCGATAAACCAGATCTGATTATCAACGGGGGTGATGCAATCATGGAAGCGCACGGCCGGGGAAAAGATAGCGTGAGCCGGCAATGGAGCCTCTACCAATCTGTGCTCCGTAGTGAAAATGCGTTACCCATCTTAAGCTGCATCGGAAATCATGACATCTGGTGTAAAAAGGAAACCAAAGTTTGCTTCGAAGCGGGTCGGCAGTGGGCGATGGATGAATTTCAGCTAGCGAAACGCTATTACAGCATTGACCGAAACGGCTGGCATATCATCATGCTGGACAGCGTACAGCCCAAGCCTGACGAAAGCTGGTATACCGCCCATCTGGATGAAGACCAGTTTCAATGGCTCGAAGCCGATCTTAAAGCAACCCCCGTCGAGACGCCAATTCTGGTTGTTTCGCATTTACCCATCCTGGCCGCCTGTGTGTTTTTTGACGGCGACCGTTTTACGAGCGAAAACTGGAATATCCCTGCTCGCTGGATGCATAGCGATACGGTTCGTATAACCAACTTATTCCATAAGCACCCGAATGTAAAGGCCGCTTTGAGCGGCCATATTCATTTAGTTGATCGAGTAGATTACAACGGCATTTCTTATTTCTGTAACGGAGCCGTGAGCGGAGCCTGGTGGTTTGGCAAGTATAAACAGACCGCTCCGGGTTATGCGCTTGTCGACTTATTCGACGATGGATCGGTTGAGAACACGTATACCCAGTACGTCTGA
- a CDS encoding alkaline phosphatase, whose amino-acid sequence MKKQILLVLAAWVAGILMARAQPRTSYSPAQAHSHNDYEQTIPFLQAYDQAFGSVEADIYARNGQLYVAHDSANITPARTLEALYINPIVEKVRANKGKLYANASYGLQWLIDLKTPARLSLPILVRALSAYPDIFGSGGPVKVVVSGNVPTPDQFKNYPDWLQFDGRPEVVYTPEQLAHVGLISQAFPVYTRWNGKGLIVKNERARIQTVIQQVHRQGKKIRFWATPDNINTWKTLMNMGVDYINTDQITPLGHFLSQRQTAEYQNPTPHTLYQPTYRNNDSRSRVKNVILLIGDGMGLAQIYAGLTANRGDLNLAKLLNIGFSKTSAADTYITDSAAGATAMATGQKTNNRAIGVDSSGNPVPAIPTLIKKWNMVSGLISAGPVTDATPAAFYAHQPDRMFEREIASDFLRNPVQILIGGGYRYFKEQNVLDTLHQKGYQVGTAFDQLESLKRPFVLLDDQSVVAVSKGRKDFLQRSLQKTLHDLDPNKAGFFVMAEGAQIDYGGHANDMRYVVDEMLDFDRTIGDAIRFADSNGETLVIITADHETGGLSLLDGDLKRGYIDGNFSTNDHSGIMVPVFAYGPHSLDFRGVYENTEIHHKIMAILQKYHFPGN is encoded by the coding sequence ATGAAAAAACAGATTCTATTGGTTCTTGCCGCCTGGGTTGCCGGGATTTTGATGGCGAGAGCCCAGCCGCGCACGTCCTACTCACCCGCTCAGGCACACTCGCATAATGATTATGAGCAAACGATTCCGTTCCTGCAAGCCTATGACCAGGCCTTCGGCTCAGTAGAAGCGGATATCTATGCCCGCAACGGCCAGCTTTACGTAGCCCACGATTCGGCCAATATTACCCCCGCCCGGACATTGGAAGCGTTGTACATTAACCCCATTGTCGAAAAAGTACGCGCGAACAAGGGTAAACTGTATGCCAACGCCAGCTACGGCCTGCAATGGCTAATCGACTTAAAAACGCCTGCCCGCTTGTCGCTGCCTATACTGGTAAGGGCGCTAAGTGCTTATCCGGATATTTTTGGTTCTGGCGGGCCGGTAAAGGTTGTCGTGAGTGGCAACGTACCGACACCTGACCAGTTTAAAAATTACCCCGACTGGCTCCAGTTCGATGGACGCCCCGAGGTTGTTTACACGCCTGAACAACTCGCGCATGTTGGCCTCATCAGTCAGGCGTTTCCCGTCTATACGCGCTGGAATGGAAAAGGCTTAATCGTCAAAAATGAACGGGCCAGGATCCAGACGGTTATCCAGCAGGTACATCGACAGGGTAAAAAAATCCGTTTCTGGGCAACACCCGATAATATCAACACGTGGAAAACGCTAATGAATATGGGTGTCGATTACATCAATACCGACCAGATTACCCCCCTCGGGCATTTTCTGAGCCAACGTCAGACGGCCGAATACCAGAACCCAACGCCCCATACGCTCTACCAGCCAACCTACCGGAATAACGATAGCCGCAGCCGGGTCAAAAATGTGATCCTGCTGATTGGCGACGGCATGGGGCTTGCCCAGATTTACGCTGGACTAACGGCGAACCGGGGCGATTTAAATCTGGCGAAACTGTTGAACATTGGCTTTTCAAAAACGAGTGCGGCTGATACCTACATTACCGATTCGGCGGCCGGAGCAACGGCCATGGCCACAGGGCAAAAAACCAATAACCGTGCCATTGGAGTCGATTCGTCAGGTAATCCGGTACCTGCGATTCCGACATTGATCAAGAAATGGAACATGGTGAGCGGGCTGATATCGGCGGGTCCAGTTACCGACGCGACACCAGCGGCTTTTTATGCCCATCAGCCCGACCGCATGTTCGAACGGGAAATTGCGTCTGATTTTCTTCGTAATCCGGTTCAGATTCTGATTGGGGGCGGCTATCGGTATTTTAAGGAACAGAACGTTCTGGACACGCTCCATCAGAAAGGGTATCAGGTCGGCACGGCATTCGATCAACTGGAGAGCCTGAAACGCCCGTTTGTGTTACTGGACGATCAGTCAGTGGTGGCGGTGAGCAAAGGGCGGAAAGACTTTTTGCAGCGAAGTCTTCAAAAAACACTGCATGACCTTGACCCTAACAAAGCGGGCTTTTTCGTCATGGCTGAGGGTGCCCAGATTGACTATGGCGGACATGCCAACGACATGCGGTACGTTGTTGACGAAATGCTGGACTTTGACCGGACCATTGGCGATGCCATTCGATTCGCCGACTCGAATGGTGAAACGCTGGTTATCATCACGGCGGATCATGAAACGGGCGGATTGAGTCTTTTAGATGGCGATCTGAAGCGAGGGTATATCGATGGCAACTTCAGCACCAACGACCATTCGGGCATTATGGTGCCGGTTTTTGCCTACGGCCCACATTCGCTGGATTTTCGGGGTGTTTATGAAAACACAGAGATTCACCACAAAATCATGGCTATTTTACAGAAATATCATTTCCCTGGCAATTAG
- a CDS encoding purple acid phosphatase family protein: MKTIFQIFCLVLTQLSVQAQLHKDYPASAYPDRVILGWQANPATSQSVNWRTDSTVTKAVGAITEADPSPDLASKATLISATTERVGMDGKTVLYHSVHFNDLKPATKYNYRVGDGTHWTEWFQFTTAQDHPAPFSFLYFGDAQNDIRSLWSRAIRGAYSKLPTVSLMIHAGDLINSSNADWQWAEWFEAGSWINGVVPTLAVPGNHEYFKDEQGKARVSRHWRPSFVLPENGPKGFEETAYSFDYQGTRFIFLNSQLALVDTSAMTRQANWLIQTLSKNPNRWTVITHHHPIYSTAKGRDNNEWRERMEPIYRKYHVDLVLQGHDHTYGRGLNMPLGKSRKHPDGPIYVVSVSGPKMYDIGLQDWMDRAASNTQLYQTITINSDKLTYQSYTVTGEKYDSFELVKASNGQNTLNDQALVLAPERLELPVEYRKKYTPEQLDEYQNRFKNYKARKQAKKE, from the coding sequence ATGAAAACTATTTTCCAGATTTTCTGTCTTGTTCTGACACAGCTTTCGGTTCAGGCCCAGCTTCATAAAGACTATCCCGCGTCGGCTTATCCGGATCGGGTCATTCTTGGCTGGCAGGCTAATCCTGCTACCTCGCAATCGGTCAACTGGCGAACCGACTCGACGGTCACTAAAGCAGTTGGCGCTATTACCGAAGCAGATCCGTCACCCGATTTGGCGAGTAAAGCAACGCTCATTTCGGCCACTACCGAGCGCGTCGGGATGGATGGAAAAACGGTTCTGTATCATTCCGTTCATTTCAACGACCTGAAACCAGCTACTAAATACAACTACCGGGTGGGCGATGGCACCCACTGGACGGAGTGGTTTCAGTTTACAACAGCGCAGGATCATCCGGCTCCGTTCTCGTTCCTCTACTTTGGTGATGCTCAGAACGACATCCGCTCGCTGTGGTCGCGTGCCATTCGCGGAGCCTATTCCAAGTTGCCTACGGTAAGCCTGATGATTCACGCCGGTGACCTAATCAACAGTTCCAATGCCGACTGGCAGTGGGCCGAATGGTTTGAAGCCGGTAGTTGGATCAATGGCGTGGTGCCAACACTGGCCGTGCCCGGCAATCACGAATATTTTAAAGATGAACAGGGCAAAGCCCGTGTGTCAAGACACTGGCGACCTTCGTTTGTATTACCCGAAAACGGCCCAAAAGGCTTTGAGGAGACTGCGTACTCGTTCGATTATCAGGGCACTCGGTTTATTTTTCTGAATTCACAGCTCGCTCTGGTCGATACGTCAGCCATGACTCGTCAGGCTAATTGGCTGATTCAGACCCTGAGCAAGAATCCTAATCGCTGGACCGTGATCACCCACCACCATCCCATTTATTCAACGGCTAAGGGCCGGGATAACAACGAATGGCGGGAGCGCATGGAACCAATTTACCGAAAATACCACGTTGATCTGGTGTTACAGGGTCACGACCACACCTACGGACGAGGCTTGAACATGCCTTTAGGAAAAAGCCGTAAACATCCGGATGGACCAATCTACGTCGTGTCGGTGAGTGGCCCGAAGATGTATGATATTGGCTTACAGGACTGGATGGATCGGGCAGCTTCAAACACACAGCTTTATCAAACCATAACGATTAACAGCGACAAGCTGACCTATCAGTCCTACACCGTAACGGGTGAGAAATACGATTCATTTGAACTGGTCAAAGCCAGTAACGGACAAAACACCCTCAATGATCAGGCACTCGTATTAGCACCCGAACGGCTCGAACTACCCGTAGAGTACCGAAAAAAATATACCCCCGAACAGCTTGACGAGTACCAAAATCGTTTCAAGAACTACAAAGCGCGTAAACAGGCGAAGAAGGAATAA
- a CDS encoding RagB/SusD family nutrient uptake outer membrane protein, translating into MKYKLFSRFLPVLILVLLGACRQDFLIENNPNAIVTADYYKTENDVLLALNGVYQALRDNNGIAENSGLFSEERSDNTGRNDNQSNAGEPFQFNAFALLPSNSYLQTHWNSLYQTITRANYVLAGSEMVTFAKPETKTQYQAEAKFIRALIYFTLVRKWGDVPLVTKPLTTTEEVTANTFREKKETVYKQIVADLTDVINSPLPDVQAAANKGRVSKVAGNALLGQVYLTMATTLDQANRNANLTQAKTFLTNAYSKRTFGLLKEIPYADVFDVSKKTTNPETIFQIVYKQGDINYSSSIAANNQAQGETINSLRTTTGVGGNVTPDLVKEYEDGDVRKDYSIKYANAAVVKDYFVTKFRDASSTAGTSGYGGNDWILMRYADVILMLAEVNLYLGDEATAIGFLDQVRERAKLPVYSIAKTNPDYSAKFPTLKLAILHERRVELAFENQRWFDLLRFFTPTELVAYIRSKSQADFGAAQLTNFGTKDYYYPIPFNEVKLNPTGMYQNPGY; encoded by the coding sequence ATGAAGTATAAACTATTCTCTCGATTTTTACCAGTGTTGATACTGGTTCTGCTGGGCGCATGCCGTCAGGATTTCCTGATCGAAAACAACCCGAACGCGATTGTAACGGCCGATTATTACAAGACCGAAAACGATGTGCTGCTGGCGCTGAACGGCGTCTATCAAGCCCTCCGCGATAACAACGGGATTGCCGAGAACAGTGGCCTGTTTTCGGAAGAACGCTCCGATAATACCGGTCGGAATGATAACCAGTCAAACGCCGGAGAGCCGTTTCAGTTTAACGCCTTTGCGCTCCTGCCCAGTAATTCGTACCTGCAAACGCACTGGAATTCCCTTTACCAGACGATCACGCGGGCAAATTATGTGCTGGCCGGTTCTGAGATGGTAACCTTTGCGAAGCCGGAAACAAAAACGCAGTACCAGGCGGAAGCTAAATTCATCCGGGCGCTGATCTATTTTACGCTGGTTCGCAAGTGGGGTGACGTGCCTTTAGTGACCAAACCCCTTACCACAACGGAAGAGGTTACGGCCAACACGTTTCGGGAGAAAAAAGAAACGGTATATAAGCAGATTGTTGCCGATTTGACGGACGTAATAAACAGCCCGCTCCCCGATGTTCAGGCCGCTGCCAATAAAGGCCGGGTTTCGAAAGTGGCTGGTAACGCCCTCCTGGGACAGGTTTATCTGACGATGGCAACAACACTCGATCAGGCAAACCGAAACGCTAATCTGACACAGGCGAAAACCTTTCTGACCAATGCCTACAGCAAGCGGACGTTCGGTTTACTGAAAGAGATTCCTTACGCGGATGTGTTCGATGTGAGTAAGAAAACGACCAATCCGGAAACGATTTTTCAGATTGTTTACAAACAGGGCGACATCAACTATTCGTCGAGTATAGCCGCAAATAATCAGGCACAGGGTGAAACGATCAATTCTCTTCGGACAACAACGGGCGTTGGGGGTAACGTAACCCCCGATCTGGTAAAAGAATACGAAGACGGTGATGTTCGGAAGGATTACTCCATCAAATATGCGAACGCAGCGGTGGTGAAAGATTATTTCGTCACCAAATTTCGGGATGCCAGTTCAACCGCCGGAACGAGTGGCTATGGCGGCAATGACTGGATTCTGATGCGGTATGCCGATGTTATCCTGATGCTGGCCGAAGTAAATCTGTATCTGGGCGACGAAGCAACGGCTATCGGGTTTCTGGATCAGGTTCGGGAACGGGCCAAGTTACCGGTGTATAGTATTGCCAAAACCAACCCTGACTACAGTGCTAAATTCCCAACGCTCAAACTGGCTATCCTCCACGAACGGCGGGTTGAACTGGCTTTTGAGAACCAACGCTGGTTTGATCTACTACGCTTCTTTACACCCACGGAACTGGTTGCGTACATACGCTCGAAAAGCCAGGCCGACTTTGGGGCTGCCCAATTAACGAACTTCGGAACGAAGGATTATTACTATCCAATCCCGTTCAACGAAGTAAAATTGAATCCGACCGGTATGTACCAAAACCCGGGTTACTGA
- a CDS encoding SusC/RagA family TonB-linked outer membrane protein, producing the protein MNHYSTKLSRLLICLLVLGSLVPNSLTLADRHTARWLLSHAATITGTVTDEQNQPIPGVNIVEKQTRKGTVTDALGKFTLDVNPGATLVFSSVGFATQEVVVGSQLTLAIRLKEDVNQLNEVVAVGYQTLRKSDVTGAISNVKARELNVTAPTLGQALVGKLAGVQVSQTGGAPYNTTKIRVRGIGSINASSDPLYVIDGFPAGNDVFINPNDIESIDVLKDAASAAIYGSRASGGVVIITTKRGKDGKGKFDYEYQYGINQLAKKVKLLDASGFAQLVIDGRNNTYRDLVQNSGKTWTDAMFSDDNATRIGKVGNAGSVSIPTDIYDFANQKLITPKYNTDWQDALYRNASMSRHNLTFSGGNNGLRYLISGGYQNQQGIIVATKQERVNFRANIDGEISKKFKVGASLFVTSNTNREVQEGRFNQGPILGALIMPPTFRAYDDKGNLVKNEVAAQQPVYGYQTIENPVALAMETNINRKGLRGTYNGTASYEIIPGLIAKANLGLQTYSEKYEYYLPTSLSNGNNPPYSPQAIAAATATALTLSTQNVLAEFTATYTKQLGKHYLNGLVGYTAQKTNLDQISVSAQGFQNDAVQEITAKGADPTNFFQSNTTSSVGFTGTGKQEETLLSYLARAEYNYDGRYYLTAAFRTDGSSRFGPANRWGSFPSLSAGWTISNEPFYTDWLGAASTLKLRGSWGLTGNYNIPLYGYQQTMASPTGAVFGSGTIQTAFYSGALKDQKLGWESTSQFNLGLDVGLFNNRLLLIANTYLSDSYNLLFNQPISAISGATSILTNLRNSKIQNRGYEFQVDGRAISTQDVKLNLSGNISFNRNKVLNMGGANTILVAGAERSYITHITQEGQPVGMFYGFKVIGMVRQKDVDNIAADNAVYNASTQSFPSGYVLKGPARSVASTNPLRPGDLIFQDVNGDGVVTDADKQVIGTPYPKFTYGFSVNASYKEFDASASFNGSYGNQVLDGQDYYVYNMEGSGNQYSTVADRYRSEEQPGNGLVYRASRGGTQSNSTRLSSFYLQDGSYLRCTNITLGYNLPVAGLTKARVSGIRLYVNVNNAFTLTKYKGYNPEVDYNNGANLSPGVDYGKYPLARGYNIGAKISF; encoded by the coding sequence ATGAATCACTACTCAACAAAATTGAGCAGGTTACTGATTTGCCTGCTGGTACTGGGCAGTTTGGTTCCCAACTCACTAACGCTGGCTGACAGACATACAGCCCGATGGCTTTTGAGCCATGCCGCGACAATAACGGGTACAGTAACGGATGAGCAAAATCAACCGATTCCCGGCGTCAATATCGTTGAAAAACAAACCCGGAAAGGCACCGTTACGGATGCTCTGGGGAAGTTTACACTGGACGTAAATCCCGGTGCCACACTGGTATTTTCATCAGTTGGTTTCGCTACGCAGGAAGTGGTGGTTGGCTCCCAACTGACACTCGCCATCAGACTTAAAGAAGATGTCAATCAACTCAATGAAGTGGTAGCCGTGGGGTATCAAACCTTACGCAAAAGCGATGTAACCGGTGCCATTTCAAACGTGAAAGCGCGTGAACTGAATGTTACAGCCCCAACGCTTGGACAGGCATTGGTAGGTAAACTCGCCGGTGTACAGGTATCCCAGACGGGTGGAGCACCCTATAACACCACTAAAATCCGGGTGCGGGGCATTGGCTCGATCAACGCCAGTTCAGATCCGCTTTATGTTATCGACGGATTTCCGGCAGGTAATGATGTATTCATTAACCCCAATGATATTGAGAGTATCGACGTGCTGAAAGATGCTGCTTCGGCAGCTATTTATGGTTCGCGGGCGTCGGGGGGTGTTGTGATTATTACAACGAAACGGGGGAAAGACGGGAAAGGTAAGTTTGATTATGAGTACCAGTATGGCATTAACCAACTGGCAAAAAAAGTAAAACTGCTGGATGCCAGTGGCTTTGCTCAACTCGTTATCGACGGACGAAACAACACCTACCGCGATCTGGTCCAGAACAGTGGCAAAACCTGGACCGACGCGATGTTTTCGGATGATAATGCGACCCGTATTGGCAAAGTAGGGAATGCCGGTTCAGTGAGTATCCCCACGGATATTTACGATTTCGCGAATCAAAAACTGATCACCCCTAAGTACAACACCGACTGGCAGGACGCCCTCTACCGGAATGCGTCCATGAGTCGCCACAACCTTACCTTTTCGGGCGGTAACAACGGCTTGCGCTACCTGATTAGCGGAGGGTATCAAAATCAACAGGGGATCATCGTCGCGACCAAGCAGGAACGGGTAAACTTTCGGGCGAACATCGACGGCGAAATCAGCAAGAAGTTCAAAGTTGGCGCGAGCCTTTTTGTGACCTCAAATACGAACCGTGAGGTACAGGAGGGACGATTCAATCAGGGGCCCATTTTGGGAGCGCTGATTATGCCGCCAACCTTCAGAGCTTACGACGACAAGGGAAATTTGGTGAAAAATGAAGTAGCCGCCCAGCAGCCGGTCTATGGGTATCAGACCATCGAAAATCCCGTGGCGCTGGCCATGGAAACAAACATTAACCGTAAGGGATTACGGGGAACGTATAACGGAACAGCTAGCTACGAAATTATTCCGGGCCTCATCGCCAAAGCCAATCTCGGTTTACAGACCTATAGCGAAAAGTACGAGTACTACCTGCCCACGAGCCTGAGCAACGGGAACAATCCGCCCTATTCACCCCAGGCCATCGCAGCCGCTACTGCTACGGCCCTGACGCTCAGTACGCAGAACGTGCTGGCCGAATTTACCGCAACCTATACGAAGCAGCTTGGCAAACACTATCTGAACGGCTTGGTAGGCTATACGGCTCAGAAAACGAACCTCGATCAGATCAGTGTATCGGCGCAGGGTTTCCAGAATGATGCCGTGCAGGAAATAACGGCCAAAGGTGCTGACCCAACCAATTTCTTTCAAAGCAATACCACCAGTAGTGTTGGGTTTACGGGAACAGGGAAACAGGAAGAAACACTGCTTTCTTACCTGGCCCGTGCCGAGTATAACTACGATGGCCGGTACTACCTGACAGCGGCCTTCCGGACAGATGGCTCATCGCGATTTGGCCCGGCCAACCGCTGGGGTAGTTTTCCGTCCCTGTCGGCAGGCTGGACAATTTCCAACGAGCCTTTTTATACCGACTGGCTCGGGGCAGCTTCAACGCTTAAGTTACGGGGAAGCTGGGGCCTGACTGGTAACTACAATATTCCGCTGTATGGGTATCAGCAGACAATGGCCAGTCCGACGGGTGCCGTTTTCGGATCAGGCACGATTCAGACAGCTTTCTACTCCGGTGCGCTCAAAGATCAGAAACTAGGCTGGGAATCTACCTCGCAATTTAATCTGGGCCTTGATGTGGGCTTGTTCAACAACCGGCTATTGCTTATTGCCAATACCTACCTTAGTGACTCGTATAATCTGCTGTTCAATCAGCCCATTTCGGCTATTTCCGGGGCCACAAGTATCCTGACGAATTTGCGAAACTCTAAAATTCAGAACCGGGGTTATGAGTTTCAGGTCGATGGCCGGGCTATCTCAACGCAGGATGTCAAACTGAATCTGAGCGGAAACATTTCGTTCAACCGCAACAAAGTCCTGAATATGGGCGGTGCCAATACCATTCTGGTGGCGGGTGCCGAGCGCTCCTACATTACCCACATCACGCAGGAAGGCCAGCCCGTTGGGATGTTTTACGGGTTCAAGGTAATTGGCATGGTGCGGCAGAAAGACGTGGATAATATTGCCGCCGACAATGCGGTGTATAATGCCTCAACCCAGTCATTTCCAAGCGGCTATGTGCTGAAAGGCCCCGCCCGGTCAGTAGCCTCCACGAACCCACTCCGCCCCGGCGATCTGATTTTTCAGGATGTCAATGGCGATGGTGTGGTAACGGATGCCGACAAACAGGTGATTGGTACACCGTATCCAAAGTTCACTTATGGGTTTTCGGTAAACGCCAGTTATAAAGAGTTTGATGCCAGTGCGTCCTTCAACGGTTCTTACGGAAATCAGGTGCTCGACGGGCAGGATTATTACGTCTATAATATGGAAGGGTCTGGCAACCAGTACTCTACCGTGGCTGACCGGTATCGTTCTGAAGAGCAGCCGGGCAATGGGTTGGTGTACCGGGCGTCGCGTGGAGGTACCCAGAGCAACAGTACCCGGTTATCTTCTTTCTATTTACAGGACGGCTCCTATCTGCGCTGTACGAACATCACCCTGGGGTACAACCTGCCCGTGGCCGGACTGACCAAAGCGCGGGTAAGTGGTATTCGGTTGTACGTTAACGTAAACAATGCATTTACCCTAACGAAGTACAAAGGGTATAACCCCGAAGTCGATTACAACAACGGTGCAAACCTGTCGCCGGGTGTCGATTATGGTAAATACCCACTGGCCAGAGGCTACAACATAGGCGCTAAAATCTCATTTTAA